In a genomic window of Streptomyces katrae:
- a CDS encoding gas vesicle protein GvpG — MGLLTSLITAPLLPVRAALWVAERVAEEAEALYYDPAPVWAELAALERRLVEGEIDEETFDREEDALLDRLREIEEFRGPGR, encoded by the coding sequence ATGGGACTGCTCACTTCGCTGATCACCGCGCCCCTCCTCCCGGTGCGCGCCGCGCTGTGGGTGGCGGAGCGGGTGGCCGAGGAGGCGGAGGCCCTGTACTACGACCCCGCCCCCGTCTGGGCCGAACTCGCCGCACTCGAACGCCGGCTGGTCGAGGGGGAGATCGACGAGGAGACGTTCGACCGCGAGGAGGACGCGCTGCTCGACCGCCTGAGGGAGATCGAGGAGTTCCGCGGCCCCGGCCGGTGA
- a CDS encoding HAD family hydrolase, which translates to MTTSTDHRPRAALFDLDGTLVDTNYLHALTWWQALHQNGHDVPMARIHRAIGMGGDRILEHLLGSAHDHRQDQRLRDAHHALYAAWFDSLPVLDRAADLLRAIAARGLRIVLASSASADEVDAIRAALDVDEVISGATSADDVDRSKPAPDLVHQALALSDSAPEDAVFVGDTVWDVQAAARAGVPCIGLLTGGISEAELTAAGPVTVYGGPPDLLRSLDSSPLARKAPRTGG; encoded by the coding sequence ATGACCACCAGCACCGACCACCGGCCGCGAGCGGCCCTCTTCGACCTCGACGGCACCCTCGTCGACACCAACTACCTGCACGCGCTGACCTGGTGGCAGGCCCTGCACCAGAACGGCCACGACGTCCCCATGGCCCGCATCCACCGGGCCATCGGCATGGGCGGCGACCGGATCCTGGAACACCTCCTCGGCAGCGCACACGACCACCGCCAGGACCAGCGCCTCCGGGACGCCCACCACGCCCTCTACGCCGCCTGGTTCGACTCCCTCCCCGTCCTGGACCGGGCCGCCGACCTGCTGCGCGCCATCGCCGCACGCGGGCTGCGCATCGTCCTGGCGAGCTCCGCCTCCGCCGACGAGGTCGACGCCATCCGCGCCGCCCTCGACGTCGACGAGGTGATCTCCGGAGCCACCTCCGCCGACGACGTCGACCGGTCCAAACCCGCCCCCGACCTGGTCCACCAGGCCCTCGCCCTCAGCGACTCCGCACCCGAGGACGCCGTCTTCGTCGGCGACACCGTCTGGGACGTCCAGGCCGCCGCCCGCGCCGGCGTCCCCTGCATCGGCCTCCTCACCGGCGGCATCTCCGAGGCCGAACTCACCGCCGCGGGCCCGGTCACCGTCTACGGCGGCCCGCCGGACCTGCTGCGCTCCCTCGACTCCAGCCCCCTGGCCAGGAAGGCCCCGCGGACCGGGGGATGA
- a CDS encoding GvpL/GvpF family gas vesicle protein, with the protein MSAPREALLTYVYAVTPPAPAVRLLLPSLTGVGCRPVGLLHAPGDDPGPVAFVISDVPRPEWDEDALKARFEDLRWLEDAARSHHRVIEALAAHTTVLPLRLATLYEDHAGALEALRAQGQAFATRLARLSGHTEYGVKVYVRPAPPPEAGAPAAAASPGRAYLQARRAQRHAHEDHYRQAGLATERVAAVARRFAADRVGHPVQSGPLAAASPEENVLNDAYLVPDAQAEAFLSAVAGAAQDLAGVRVEVTGPWAPYSFAAPPPAPAAP; encoded by the coding sequence ATGAGCGCCCCGCGCGAGGCCCTGCTCACGTACGTCTACGCCGTCACGCCCCCGGCGCCGGCGGTGCGGCTGCTGCTGCCCTCGCTCACCGGTGTAGGGTGCCGTCCCGTCGGGCTGCTGCACGCTCCCGGTGACGATCCGGGACCCGTCGCGTTCGTGATCAGCGACGTCCCGCGACCCGAATGGGACGAGGACGCCCTCAAGGCCCGCTTCGAGGACCTGCGGTGGCTGGAGGACGCCGCGCGCTCCCACCACCGCGTGATCGAGGCCCTCGCCGCGCACACCACCGTCCTGCCCCTGCGCCTGGCCACCCTCTACGAGGACCACGCCGGCGCGCTGGAGGCCCTGCGCGCGCAGGGGCAGGCCTTCGCCACGCGGCTGGCCCGCCTCAGCGGGCACACCGAGTACGGCGTCAAGGTCTACGTCCGGCCCGCCCCTCCCCCGGAGGCCGGCGCGCCGGCCGCCGCGGCGAGCCCCGGCCGGGCCTACCTCCAGGCCCGGCGGGCCCAGCGGCACGCCCACGAGGACCACTACCGGCAGGCCGGACTGGCCACCGAACGCGTCGCCGCCGTCGCCCGGCGCTTCGCCGCGGACCGGGTCGGCCACCCCGTGCAGAGCGGGCCGCTGGCCGCCGCGTCGCCGGAGGAGAACGTCCTCAACGACGCCTACCTGGTGCCCGACGCCCAGGCGGAAGCCTTCCTGTCGGCCGTGGCCGGTGCGGCCCAGGACCTTGCGGGGGTCCGCGTGGAGGTCACCGGCCCGTGGGCGCCCTACTCCTTCGCCGCCCCTCCGCCCGCGCCCGCAGCGCCGTGA
- a CDS encoding hemerythrin domain-containing protein produces the protein MGHGGDVVAELTTDHDEVKEYFQRLGRTASAEERRNLADLLTIELVRHSVAEEQYLYPAVREHLQDGDLIADKEIADHGRAERLMKQLQEEDAAGTRFTSVLRELEADVLAHIHDEEENLFPALRHACGQEVLDGLGDKVRRAKKTAPTRPHPGSPSTPPANKLLGPGLGLVDRARDLLTGRGKDDRVA, from the coding sequence ATGGGACACGGCGGCGATGTGGTGGCGGAACTGACGACGGACCACGACGAGGTCAAGGAGTACTTCCAGCGGCTGGGCCGGACCGCCTCGGCGGAGGAGCGGCGCAACCTCGCCGATCTCCTCACGATCGAACTGGTACGCCACTCGGTCGCCGAGGAGCAGTACCTGTATCCGGCGGTGCGCGAACACCTCCAGGACGGCGACCTGATCGCCGACAAGGAGATCGCCGACCACGGGCGGGCGGAGCGGCTGATGAAGCAGCTCCAGGAGGAGGACGCGGCCGGGACCCGGTTCACCTCCGTGCTGCGCGAGCTGGAGGCGGACGTCCTGGCCCACATCCACGACGAGGAGGAGAACCTCTTCCCGGCGCTGCGGCACGCCTGCGGCCAGGAGGTCCTGGACGGCCTGGGCGACAAGGTCCGCCGGGCCAAGAAGACGGCTCCGACCCGTCCGCACCCGGGCTCGCCGTCCACGCCGCCGGCGAACAAGCTGCTGGGGCCGGGGCTGGGGCTGGTCGACCGGGCTCGTGACCTGCTCACGGGGCGCGGCAAGGACGACAGGGTGGCCTGA
- a CDS encoding gas vesicle protein: MNAMDAVNAVNGADAADTVSGAEAGPPADRRGAVLPGRQVALVDLLDRLLAGGVVIAGDLVLSIADIDLVRISLRALVCSVATADSPGPPGGEHDGR; this comes from the coding sequence ATGAACGCCATGGATGCCGTGAACGCCGTGAATGGCGCCGATGCCGCCGACACCGTGAGCGGCGCGGAGGCCGGGCCCCCCGCCGACCGCCGCGGGGCCGTCCTGCCCGGACGGCAGGTGGCCCTCGTCGACCTGCTCGACCGGCTCCTGGCGGGCGGGGTCGTCATCGCCGGGGACCTCGTGCTGTCGATCGCCGACATCGACCTCGTACGGATCTCCCTGCGGGCCCTCGTCTGCTCCGTCGCCACCGCCGACTCCCCCGGCCCCCCGGGCGGTGAGCACGATGGCCGCTGA
- a CDS encoding gas vesicle protein K — protein MAADDPCAPRPAPPGLGGVGDAMAEALRLLPATPAETAGRGTPARRLRTGPDSAAEDLVKLVLTLVELLRQLIERQALRRVEAGGLSEAQEEELGATLLALHDRMDELCDRHGYRLADLNLDLGPLGPLLPPD, from the coding sequence ATGGCCGCTGACGACCCCTGCGCCCCCCGCCCCGCCCCGCCCGGCCTGGGCGGCGTCGGTGACGCGATGGCCGAGGCCCTGCGCCTGCTGCCCGCCACCCCCGCCGAGACGGCCGGCCGCGGCACCCCCGCCAGACGGTTGCGTACCGGCCCCGACAGCGCGGCCGAGGACCTGGTCAAGCTCGTCCTGACCCTGGTGGAACTGCTGCGCCAGCTCATCGAGCGCCAGGCGCTGCGGCGCGTCGAGGCCGGCGGTCTCAGCGAGGCGCAGGAGGAGGAACTCGGGGCCACGCTGCTCGCCCTCCACGACCGGATGGACGAACTGTGCGACCGGCACGGCTACCGCCTCGCCGACCTCAACCTGGACCTGGGCCCCCTCGGGCCACTGCTGCCGCCGGACTGA
- a CDS encoding gas vesicle protein has translation MARRFGPGPAMSGYPPASSSASLADILERVLDKGIVIAGDIRINLLDIELLTIKLRILIASVDKAKEMGIDWWEHDASLSSRQEDRSLAAENERLRAELAELRRASLPGAQASLPGAQERAQEGPGRAVRREEAAPARDTAKRRPPS, from the coding sequence ATGGCCCGCAGGTTCGGTCCGGGTCCCGCCATGAGCGGATACCCGCCCGCGTCCTCCTCGGCCAGCCTGGCCGACATCCTGGAGCGGGTGCTCGACAAGGGCATCGTGATCGCGGGCGACATCCGCATCAACCTCCTCGACATCGAGCTGCTGACCATCAAACTGCGCATCCTGATCGCCTCCGTCGACAAGGCGAAGGAGATGGGCATCGACTGGTGGGAGCACGACGCCTCGCTCTCCTCCCGCCAGGAGGACCGGTCGCTGGCCGCCGAGAACGAACGGCTGCGGGCCGAGCTGGCCGAACTGCGCCGCGCCTCCCTGCCCGGGGCGCAGGCCTCCCTGCCCGGGGCGCAGGAAAGGGCGCAGGAAGGGCCCGGCCGGGCCGTGCGCCGCGAGGAGGCGGCCCCCGCCCGTGACACCGCGAAGCGCAGGCCGCCGTCATGA
- a CDS encoding VOC family protein, whose product MSRSSAEVFGAPVCVSLATHDLDAAEGFYGDVLGWRFRRSRLGEEFRVACADDIPVAGIAAVVPRLGVPMAWTPYFAVADADETASRIRERGATTAVGPLAFATGRAALAADRDGAVFGFWEGEIGPERWPDRDGPVGVELKARDAFAAAVFYGEVLDWAAERPGSLDVAYEQDHVVVRHHNRTVARIDAGAVEAAPDPRTRPRWEVHFAVPDLDEAADRAVRGGGAIAGPVSTSPTERRVTLNDWAGTPFTVTEATTTRP is encoded by the coding sequence ATGTCCAGGTCAAGTGCCGAGGTGTTCGGGGCGCCGGTCTGCGTGAGCCTGGCCACCCATGACCTCGACGCGGCCGAGGGGTTCTACGGGGACGTCCTGGGCTGGCGGTTCCGCCGCAGCCGGCTCGGGGAGGAGTTCCGGGTGGCGTGCGCCGACGACATCCCGGTGGCCGGGATCGCCGCCGTCGTGCCACGGCTGGGCGTGCCCATGGCCTGGACCCCGTACTTCGCCGTCGCGGACGCGGACGAGACGGCGTCCCGGATCCGCGAGCGCGGCGCCACCACGGCCGTCGGCCCCCTGGCCTTCGCCACCGGACGGGCCGCGCTCGCGGCCGACCGGGACGGCGCGGTCTTCGGGTTCTGGGAGGGCGAGATCGGGCCCGAGCGGTGGCCGGACCGCGACGGCCCCGTAGGGGTCGAGCTGAAGGCGCGCGACGCGTTCGCCGCCGCCGTCTTCTACGGCGAGGTACTCGACTGGGCCGCCGAGCGGCCCGGGTCCCTCGACGTCGCCTACGAGCAGGACCACGTGGTGGTCCGCCACCACAACCGCACCGTCGCCAGGATCGACGCCGGGGCCGTGGAGGCGGCCCCCGACCCCCGGACCCGGCCGCGCTGGGAGGTCCACTTCGCCGTCCCCGACCTGGACGAGGCCGCGGACCGGGCCGTCCGGGGCGGCGGCGCGATCGCCGGCCCCGTCAGCACCTCGCCCACGGAGCGCCGGGTGACCCTGAACGACTGGGCCGGAACCCCCTTCACCGTCACCGAGGCCACCACCACACGCCCCTGA
- a CDS encoding NAD-dependent epimerase/dehydratase family protein translates to MKVVVTGATGNAGTSVVCRLAADPHVTEVLGLARRVPRWRQPGVRWAAADVDPGGTPLGPLFAGAGAVVHLAWKFQPTHDPVETWRTNVLGSLRVFEEAAAAGVPALVYASSVGAYAPGPPYDRPVDESWPTHGWPAAAYTREKAYLERCLDGFEAGHPDMRVVRMRPAFLFKEVAASEQRRIFAGPLLPGRLVRPGLLPVLPDLPGLRFQALHTDDAAQAYAAAVRLPVRGAFNLAAEPVLDVAALARLLEARVVRLPLGPARAALSAAWRLHLVPAPPGLLDALLRLPLLSSARARRDLGWEPRYSSAEAMTAFLRGLREGAGLPTPPLAGDRAPHAADVADAADAEAEAERASGAGRRA, encoded by the coding sequence ATGAAGGTCGTCGTCACCGGGGCCACCGGCAACGCCGGCACCAGTGTGGTGTGCCGCCTGGCCGCCGATCCGCACGTGACGGAGGTCCTGGGGCTGGCCCGGCGGGTGCCCCGGTGGCGGCAGCCGGGCGTCCGGTGGGCCGCGGCCGACGTCGACCCGGGCGGCACGCCCCTGGGCCCGCTCTTCGCGGGTGCGGGGGCGGTGGTCCACCTGGCGTGGAAGTTCCAGCCGACGCACGATCCGGTGGAGACCTGGCGGACGAACGTGCTCGGTTCGCTGCGGGTCTTCGAGGAGGCCGCGGCGGCGGGGGTGCCGGCCCTGGTGTACGCCTCGTCGGTGGGTGCGTACGCGCCGGGGCCGCCGTACGACCGTCCGGTGGACGAGTCCTGGCCGACCCACGGCTGGCCGGCGGCCGCCTACACCCGGGAGAAGGCCTATCTGGAGCGGTGTCTGGACGGGTTCGAGGCCGGGCATCCGGACATGCGGGTGGTGCGGATGCGTCCCGCGTTCCTCTTCAAGGAGGTGGCGGCGTCCGAGCAGAGGCGGATCTTCGCCGGTCCGCTGCTGCCGGGGCGGCTGGTGCGGCCCGGTCTGCTGCCGGTGCTGCCCGACCTGCCGGGGCTGCGGTTCCAGGCGCTGCACACCGATGACGCGGCGCAGGCGTACGCCGCCGCCGTACGGCTGCCGGTGCGCGGGGCGTTCAACCTGGCGGCGGAGCCCGTGCTGGACGTGGCCGCGCTGGCCCGGCTGCTGGAGGCCCGGGTGGTGCGGCTGCCGCTGGGGCCGGCGCGGGCGGCGCTGTCGGCGGCCTGGCGGCTGCACCTGGTGCCGGCCCCGCCCGGGCTGCTGGACGCCCTGCTGCGGCTGCCCCTGCTGAGCTCGGCGCGGGCGCGCCGGGACCTGGGGTGGGAGCCGCGGTACTCGTCGGCGGAGGCCATGACGGCCTTCCTGCGGGGGCTGCGCGAGGGCGCCGGGCTGCCCACCCCGCCGCTGGCCGGGGACCGTGCCCCGCACGCGGCGGACGTGGCGGACGCGGCCGATGCGGAGGCGGAGGCGGAACGGGCGTCGGGGGCGGGGCGCCGGGCCTGA
- a CDS encoding thiamine pyrophosphate-requiring protein — MKVADYVLQRLREWDVEHVFAYPGDGINGLLAAWGRAKEAPRFIQARHEEMAAFEAVGYAKFSGRTGVCAATSGPGAIHLLNGLYDAKLDHVPVVAVVGQTDRSAMGGSYQQEVDLLSLYKDVASEYCQMVTVPEQLPNVLDRALRIAATRRTVTAVIIPADVQELGYEPPAHAFKQVPSSLGVSRYAPVPAEEELQRAARILNAGERPAILVGQGARHARAEVEQVAEVLGAGVAKALLGKDVLPDTLPYVTGSIGLLGTRPSYEMMRDCDTLLVVGSSFPYTQFLPEFGQARAVQIDIEPTMVGLRYPFELNVVGDAAETLRRLLPLLDPHRDGAWRDGIEAGTERWWEVMERRAAVPAHPVNPEYVVHELDGLLPQDAIITADSGSAANWYARHLRMRDGMRGSLSGTLATMGPGVPYLIGAKFAHPDRPGIAIVGDGAMQMNGMAELITAAKYYPQWSDPRLVVAVLNNQDLNQVTWEMRAMQGAPQFEDSQSIPDVRYADVAALFGLGGVRVERPEDVGPAWRQALEADRPFVIDFRTDPAVPPIPPHATWEQIKASASAVLHGDSDRGNVVRQGLKAKAQDFLPGGAG; from the coding sequence ATGAAGGTAGCCGACTACGTGTTGCAGCGCCTGCGGGAGTGGGACGTCGAGCACGTCTTCGCCTATCCCGGCGACGGGATCAACGGGCTGCTCGCCGCCTGGGGGCGGGCGAAGGAAGCGCCCCGGTTCATCCAGGCCCGGCACGAGGAGATGGCCGCCTTCGAGGCCGTCGGCTACGCGAAGTTCTCCGGCCGGACCGGGGTCTGCGCGGCGACGTCCGGGCCCGGGGCGATCCACCTGCTCAACGGTCTGTACGACGCGAAGCTCGACCACGTCCCGGTGGTGGCGGTCGTCGGTCAGACGGACCGCAGCGCCATGGGCGGCTCGTACCAGCAGGAGGTGGACCTGCTGTCCCTCTACAAGGACGTGGCGAGCGAGTACTGCCAGATGGTCACGGTGCCCGAGCAGCTGCCGAACGTCCTGGACCGGGCCCTGCGCATCGCCGCGACCCGCCGCACCGTGACGGCCGTGATCATCCCCGCCGACGTGCAGGAGCTCGGCTACGAGCCGCCGGCCCACGCGTTCAAGCAGGTCCCCTCCAGTCTGGGCGTGTCCCGGTACGCCCCCGTTCCCGCCGAGGAGGAGCTGCAGCGTGCCGCGCGGATCCTCAACGCCGGTGAAAGGCCCGCCATCCTGGTCGGGCAGGGTGCCCGGCACGCCCGCGCGGAGGTGGAGCAGGTCGCCGAAGTCCTGGGCGCCGGGGTCGCCAAGGCCCTGCTGGGCAAGGACGTGCTGCCCGACACGCTGCCGTACGTCACCGGGTCGATCGGTCTGCTGGGGACGCGGCCCTCGTACGAGATGATGCGGGACTGCGACACCCTGCTCGTGGTGGGGTCCAGCTTCCCCTACACCCAGTTCCTGCCGGAGTTCGGGCAGGCCCGCGCGGTGCAGATCGACATCGAGCCGACGATGGTCGGGCTGCGCTACCCGTTCGAGCTCAACGTCGTGGGCGACGCCGCCGAGACGCTGCGCCGGCTGCTGCCGCTGCTGGACCCGCACCGGGACGGGGCCTGGCGCGACGGCATCGAGGCGGGGACCGAGCGCTGGTGGGAGGTGATGGAGCGGCGGGCCGCAGTGCCCGCGCACCCCGTCAACCCCGAGTACGTGGTCCACGAGCTGGACGGGCTGCTGCCGCAGGACGCGATCATCACCGCGGACTCCGGTTCGGCGGCCAACTGGTATGCCCGGCACCTGCGGATGCGCGACGGCATGCGCGGTTCGCTCTCCGGCACCCTGGCGACGATGGGGCCCGGGGTGCCGTACCTGATCGGCGCGAAGTTCGCGCACCCCGACCGGCCCGGTATCGCGATCGTCGGTGACGGCGCCATGCAGATGAACGGGATGGCGGAGCTGATCACGGCCGCGAAGTACTATCCGCAGTGGTCGGATCCGCGGCTGGTGGTGGCCGTGCTGAACAACCAGGACCTCAACCAGGTCACCTGGGAGATGCGCGCCATGCAGGGCGCCCCGCAGTTCGAGGACTCGCAGTCCATCCCCGACGTCCGCTACGCCGACGTGGCCGCCCTGTTCGGTCTCGGCGGGGTGCGGGTGGAGCGGCCCGAGGACGTGGGGCCGGCCTGGCGTCAGGCCCTGGAGGCGGACCGGCCGTTCGTCATCGACTTCCGGACAGACCCGGCGGTGCCGCCGATCCCGCCGCACGCCACGTGGGAGCAGATCAAGGCCTCCGCCTCGGCGGTGCTGCACGGGGACAGCGACCGCGGCAACGTGGTGCGCCAGGGGCTGAAGGCGAAGGCGCAGGACTTCCTGCCCGGCGGGGCGGGCTGA
- a CDS encoding UdgX family uracil-DNA binding protein (This protein belongs to the uracil DNA glycosylase superfamily, members of which act in excision repair of DNA. However, it belongs more specifically to UdgX branch, whose founding member was found to bind uracil in DNA (where it does not belong), without cleaving it, appears to promote DNA repair by a pathway involving RecA, rather than base excision.) produces MAQRTRERAGSGARYDAGPYVPDTGDLAELGRAAASCRGCPLHAAATQTVFGSGPARAPLVLVGEQPGDREDREGEPFVGPAGTLLRRALAEAGLDASSAYFTNAVKHFKFTVPETGKRRIHKAPDLREMAACRPWLVAELAAVRPRLVVALGATAGRVLLGGPFRVGDHRGLLEPLPAEEASAGGPALPEARVLVTVHPSAVLRARDRDAAYRGLVADLEVAARALAQ; encoded by the coding sequence GTGGCACAGCGCACGCGGGAGCGGGCCGGCAGCGGCGCACGGTACGACGCCGGACCCTATGTCCCGGACACCGGCGACCTCGCCGAGCTGGGCCGGGCGGCTGCCTCCTGCCGCGGCTGCCCGCTGCACGCGGCCGCGACGCAGACCGTGTTCGGTTCGGGGCCGGCCCGGGCGCCGCTGGTCCTGGTGGGCGAGCAGCCCGGGGACCGCGAGGACCGGGAGGGGGAGCCGTTCGTCGGTCCCGCCGGTACGCTGCTGCGCCGGGCGCTGGCCGAGGCCGGCCTCGACGCGTCTTCGGCGTACTTCACCAATGCGGTGAAGCACTTCAAGTTCACGGTGCCCGAGACGGGCAAGCGGCGGATCCACAAGGCTCCTGACCTGCGCGAGATGGCGGCCTGCCGGCCGTGGCTGGTGGCGGAGCTGGCGGCGGTCCGGCCCCGGCTGGTCGTGGCCCTGGGGGCGACGGCCGGGCGGGTGCTGCTGGGCGGCCCTTTCCGGGTCGGTGACCACCGCGGTCTGCTGGAGCCGCTGCCCGCGGAGGAGGCCTCGGCGGGCGGGCCGGCCCTGCCGGAGGCCCGGGTGCTGGTGACGGTGCACCCTTCGGCGGTGCTGCGCGCCCGGGACCGGGACGCGGCGTACCGGGGGCTGGTGGCCGACCTGGAGGTGGCGGCCCGCGCCCTCGCGCAATGA